A single window of Halotalea alkalilenta DNA harbors:
- a CDS encoding GNAT family N-acetyltransferase, producing MTDATASVVLELRTAHPDDLDELEELEFDSFDGDRFNRRQLRYLLSRARAVTVVLEDVAGTCAPPQRILAYGTLLLRSNSHRARLYSLCVHPAMRGSGQGRRLLVELERRALEHGASELVLEVRADNRRALGLYRRMGYRTLHWIDDYYSDGCAAWRMSKPLPAPLD from the coding sequence ATGACCGACGCCACCGCCAGCGTAGTGCTCGAACTGCGTACCGCGCACCCCGATGACCTCGACGAACTCGAGGAGCTGGAGTTCGACAGCTTCGACGGCGATCGCTTCAATCGCCGCCAGCTGCGCTATCTGCTCAGCCGCGCCCGCGCCGTGACCGTCGTGCTCGAGGACGTCGCCGGCACATGCGCACCGCCGCAGCGCATCCTCGCCTATGGCACCCTGCTGTTGCGCAGCAACAGCCACAGGGCTCGTCTCTACTCGCTCTGCGTGCATCCGGCCATGCGCGGCAGCGGCCAGGGACGTCGACTGCTGGTCGAACTCGAACGCCGCGCGCTCGAGCACGGCGCCAGCGAACTGGTGCTGGAGGTTCGCGCCGACAACCGCCGAGCGCTGGGTCTTTACCGCCGTATGGGATACCGCACCCTGCACTGGATCGATGACTACTACAGCGACGGCTGTGCGGCATGGCGAATGTCGAAGCCGCTGCCGGCACCCCTGGACTAA
- a CDS encoding YeaC family protein, producing MSEMTFDKMAQQMSPEIYHNLRRAVELRKWPDGRMLSREQLALCLEAMIKYEREHQVPEQQRTGYLDRTKHRDDERGGEPEAERIKWRE from the coding sequence ATGAGCGAGATGACCTTCGACAAGATGGCGCAGCAGATGAGCCCGGAGATCTATCACAATCTCAGGCGCGCGGTGGAGCTGCGCAAATGGCCCGATGGGCGGATGCTTAGCCGCGAGCAGCTGGCGCTTTGTCTCGAGGCGATGATCAAGTACGAGCGCGAGCACCAGGTTCCCGAGCAGCAGCGTACCGGCTACCTGGACCGCACCAAGCATCGCGATGACGAGCGTGGCGGCGAACCCGAGGCCGAGCGGATCAAGTGGCGGGAGTGA
- a CDS encoding RimK family protein, which translates to MSRLRIVVDRISDWRPFYPSDDVITARDFLALDASDKATHVINLCGELGYLGTGYYVSLLAQARGQRVQPSVETLNQLSRKALTHLELDGLDAVIAEQAKRGLLEGDQLRLRLFFGDSGLPGLERLGRWLFERMPAPILEARLGRRGEGWRLERLKPLPLEALRENEEERFARALNRHSRQVWRTPAARRRYRFDLAMLVDPGETLPPSNRAAIKQFIRAGRRLGIDVSLITRKDEGRLAEFDALFIRETTNLDHHTYRMAKRAEHEGLVVIDDPRSILRCTNKVYLHALLGTHDIPAPRGRLLHRGDLPALRRLAATLSYPQVLKVPDGAFSRGVVKIESSEQLVREASTLFEDSALLLLQEWMPTEYDWRIGVLDGKVLFASRYYMARGHWQIYDHSKGKVRSGGFDTIDPASVPAKVIKAALRATRLIGDGLYGVDLKQSEERVVVIEVNDNPNIDAGVEDVFLGGEIYTRVMKVFLERMEARRRALAPAQSGANSGG; encoded by the coding sequence ATGTCACGCTTGCGCATCGTCGTCGATCGGATCAGCGATTGGCGCCCTTTCTATCCCAGCGACGATGTCATCACCGCGCGGGACTTCCTCGCCCTGGATGCCTCCGACAAAGCCACCCATGTGATCAACCTGTGCGGCGAGCTCGGCTATCTCGGCACCGGCTACTACGTCTCGCTGCTCGCCCAAGCCCGCGGCCAGCGAGTCCAGCCCAGCGTCGAGACGCTCAACCAGCTGTCGCGCAAGGCGCTGACCCACCTGGAGCTCGACGGACTCGACGCGGTGATCGCCGAACAAGCCAAACGCGGCCTGCTGGAAGGCGACCAGCTGCGCCTGCGGCTGTTCTTCGGCGACAGCGGCCTGCCCGGCCTCGAGCGGCTCGGCCGCTGGCTGTTCGAGCGGATGCCGGCACCGATCCTCGAAGCGCGCCTGGGGCGACGCGGCGAAGGCTGGCGGCTCGAACGGCTCAAGCCGCTGCCGCTCGAGGCCCTGCGCGAAAACGAAGAGGAGCGCTTCGCCCGTGCGCTCAATCGACATTCGCGCCAGGTCTGGCGTACTCCGGCGGCACGCAGGCGTTACCGCTTCGACCTGGCGATGCTGGTCGACCCGGGCGAGACCCTGCCCCCGAGCAATCGCGCGGCGATCAAGCAGTTCATCCGCGCTGGCCGGCGGCTCGGCATCGACGTCAGTCTGATCACCCGCAAGGATGAGGGGCGCCTGGCCGAGTTCGACGCGCTGTTCATCCGTGAGACCACCAATCTCGACCATCACACCTACCGCATGGCCAAACGTGCCGAGCACGAAGGGCTGGTGGTGATCGACGACCCGCGTTCGATCCTGCGCTGTACCAACAAGGTCTATCTCCATGCCCTGCTCGGCACCCACGACATACCGGCCCCCCGCGGCCGCCTGCTGCACCGCGGCGATCTCCCCGCGCTGCGCCGGCTGGCGGCGACTTTAAGCTATCCCCAGGTGCTCAAGGTACCGGACGGGGCCTTCTCTCGCGGCGTGGTCAAGATCGAATCCAGCGAGCAGCTGGTGCGCGAGGCGAGCACGTTGTTCGAGGACTCCGCGCTGCTGCTGCTGCAGGAATGGATGCCCACCGAGTACGACTGGCGCATCGGCGTACTCGACGGCAAGGTGCTGTTCGCCAGCCGCTACTACATGGCGCGTGGCCACTGGCAGATCTACGACCACAGCAAGGGCAAGGTACGCAGCGGCGGCTTCGACACCATCGACCCGGCCAGCGTGCCGGCCAAGGTGATCAAGGCGGCGCTCAGGGCCACCCGACTGATCGGCGATGGTCTCTACGGCGTGGACTTGAAGCAAAGCGAAGAGCGGGTGGTGGTGATCGAGGTCAACGACAACCCCAATATCGATGCCGGTGTGGAGGACGTGTTTCTAGGCGGCGAGATCTACACCCGAGTGATGAAGGTGTTCCTCGAGCGGATGGAAGCGCGGCGGCGCGCACTGGCGCCAGCGCAGTCAGGCGCGAATTCGGGCGGCTGA
- a CDS encoding DUF1853 family protein encodes MTLPCDLRLPASAHADLAWLLDAPPLAQPEGTRYPALDALGVLDPSWRRGRAEEEPPFAAWLDERPSRRLGEYVERLWQWLIARAPNAELIAANQVLRVDQRTLGELDLLYRRRDAPHRLIHLELAIKFYLGLEPGPGAPDSARRWIGTDGRDSLEIKLRHLTEQQTRLLDTPLARAALDQRLGAALAAETAGPIERQCAMLGVLFHPWPDALPAPRDAKPGHLVGRWLHWNQWPAFRARCAPAYGFRLGMPHALHPPRDAKLQPIDAIERQLAGHFDQSEGPRPLRLALFDPDGEPLMPTIVTAQRWPLRVPL; translated from the coding sequence ATGACGTTGCCCTGCGATCTGAGATTACCCGCCAGCGCGCACGCGGACCTCGCCTGGCTGCTCGATGCCCCGCCGCTGGCCCAGCCCGAGGGCACCCGCTACCCTGCGCTGGACGCGCTCGGCGTGCTCGACCCGAGCTGGCGCCGCGGCCGCGCCGAGGAGGAGCCGCCCTTCGCCGCCTGGCTCGACGAGCGTCCGAGCCGGCGGCTGGGCGAGTACGTCGAACGGCTGTGGCAGTGGCTGATCGCACGCGCCCCCAACGCCGAGCTTATCGCCGCCAACCAAGTGCTGCGCGTCGACCAGCGCACCCTCGGCGAACTCGATTTGCTCTATCGGCGCCGCGACGCCCCCCACCGGCTGATTCACCTCGAACTGGCGATCAAGTTCTATCTTGGCCTCGAACCCGGCCCCGGCGCGCCCGATTCAGCCCGGCGCTGGATCGGCACCGATGGCCGCGACAGCCTCGAGATCAAGCTTCGCCATCTCACCGAGCAGCAGACCCGGCTGCTCGACACCCCGCTCGCCCGCGCCGCGCTGGACCAGCGGCTGGGTGCCGCGTTGGCGGCTGAAACCGCAGGGCCGATCGAGCGCCAGTGCGCGATGCTCGGCGTGCTCTTCCATCCCTGGCCCGACGCACTGCCCGCCCCCCGCGACGCCAAGCCCGGGCATCTCGTCGGACGCTGGCTGCACTGGAACCAATGGCCTGCGTTTCGTGCACGCTGTGCACCCGCGTATGGATTTCGTCTCGGCATGCCCCACGCACTGCATCCACCGCGCGACGCCAAGCTGCAACCGATCGATGCAATCGAACGCCAGCTCGCAGGGCACTTCGACCAGAGCGAGGGCCCCCGGCCGCTGCGGCTTGCCCTGTTCGACCCGGACGGCGAGCCGCTGATGCCGACGATCGTCACCGCCCAGCGCTGGCCGCTGCGCGTGCCGCTGTGA
- a CDS encoding DUF6314 family protein, with the protein MTTIIRLGERINAITRMEFTARPLPGSKTGWNGRGEGRVTTHSVLEGARRVVRLDEAGEFFSEQHPRPVAFRNRYRLTWFDDRLRLHHERRGEANAVWLFDLVEHDDGTDSLHSEQPHPCGSDSYSATLTLTPSGFSLSWKIEGPRKNECLSYRYS; encoded by the coding sequence TTGACGACGATTATACGCCTTGGCGAGCGCATCAATGCAATCACCCGAATGGAATTCACCGCCCGCCCCCTGCCCGGCTCGAAGACCGGTTGGAACGGACGTGGCGAAGGCCGGGTCACCACCCATTCAGTCCTGGAGGGCGCCCGCCGAGTAGTGAGGCTCGACGAAGCCGGCGAGTTCTTCAGCGAGCAGCACCCTCGCCCGGTGGCATTTCGCAATCGTTATCGACTGACGTGGTTCGATGACCGCCTGCGGCTGCACCATGAACGCCGCGGTGAGGCCAACGCGGTATGGCTGTTCGACCTGGTGGAGCACGACGATGGCACCGATTCGCTCCACAGCGAACAGCCCCATCCCTGCGGCAGCGACAGCTACAGTGCAACGCTGACCCTGACCCCGAGCGGCTTCTCGTTGAGCTGGAAGATCGAAGGGCCGCGCAAGAACGAGTGCCTGTCGTACCGCTACAGCTGA
- a CDS encoding rhomboid family intramembrane serine protease — protein sequence MPPPVMRFPPRLDLAPLRRALWSARINHYYREDGEGQWIVLTDATRLAEARELAERWQAGERLDVAVPPKAARGGGRAVATLSSAPLTTALVAVCVVIFLLMQGLQLMMVEALAIAPLTFSASGVGSAGLGATLASGQLWRLFTPALMHFGVSHLVFNLMWVWYFGRQIELRGGTLALALLVAITALVGNLAQYAAGGLLFGGMSGVVYGLLGYVWLRARQAPASGYHLPQMLMLFMLGWLVLCMTPLAVWIGFGNVANEAHLGGLLAGLAAALAVHARAVAR from the coding sequence ATGCCACCACCCGTGATGCGTTTCCCTCCCCGGCTCGACCTCGCGCCGCTGCGCCGCGCGCTGTGGTCGGCGAGGATCAACCATTACTATCGCGAGGATGGGGAGGGCCAGTGGATCGTGCTCACCGATGCCACTCGCCTCGCTGAGGCGCGCGAGCTGGCCGAGCGCTGGCAGGCCGGCGAGCGCCTCGACGTGGCGGTTCCCCCGAAGGCCGCACGGGGCGGCGGCAGAGCCGTTGCGACGCTTTCGAGCGCGCCGCTCACCACGGCGCTGGTGGCGGTCTGCGTGGTGATCTTCCTGCTGATGCAGGGCCTTCAACTGATGATGGTCGAGGCGCTGGCGATCGCGCCGCTGACCTTTTCCGCCAGCGGTGTCGGCAGCGCTGGGCTCGGCGCGACGCTGGCCAGCGGCCAGCTTTGGCGCCTGTTCACCCCCGCACTGATGCATTTCGGTGTGAGTCACCTGGTGTTCAACCTGATGTGGGTCTGGTACTTCGGCCGTCAGATCGAGCTGCGCGGCGGTACGCTGGCGCTGGCGCTACTGGTCGCGATCACCGCGCTGGTCGGCAACCTCGCCCAGTACGCCGCAGGAGGCTTGTTGTTCGGTGGCATGTCCGGGGTCGTCTATGGGCTGCTCGGCTACGTCTGGCTGCGCGCGCGCCAGGCCCCGGCGAGCGGCTATCATCTGCCCCAGATGCTGATGCTGTTCATGCTGGGCTGGCTGGTACTGTGCATGACTCCGCTGGCGGTCTGGATCGGCTTCGGCAACGTGGCCAACGAGGCCCATCTCGGAGGCTTGCTAGCAGGCCTTGCCGCGGCGCTGGCGGTTCATGCGCGGGCTGTGGCCCGGTGA
- a CDS encoding EamA family transporter, protein MGYLLGVTLLWSFSFSLIGVYLSGQVDSYFSVLVRILLALLLFLPLLRPRRIAPRTACGLMAVGAVQIGAMYIFYYQSFELLSVPEVLLFTILTPIYVTLIDDALAKRFSPFYLGTAAIAVVGALLISHPGVEPGFWRGFWMVQASNLCFALGQVAYRRLPGLAAVDGTKLSALHQFGWFYVGAAILVVPAFVLFGDASRPATTAVQWSVLLWLGLIASGLGYFFWNEGARRVDAGTLAIMNEALKPAGLAVNVLIWNRDADVLRLTLSALVIGFALWLNLWWTRRRRRLAIA, encoded by the coding sequence ATGGGTTACTTGCTGGGCGTCACGCTCTTGTGGTCGTTCTCATTCAGCCTGATTGGCGTTTATCTCTCAGGGCAGGTGGATAGCTACTTCTCGGTGCTGGTGCGCATCCTGCTCGCGCTGCTGCTGTTCCTGCCGCTGCTGCGACCGCGGCGCATCGCGCCGCGTACGGCGTGCGGTCTGATGGCGGTCGGCGCGGTGCAGATCGGTGCGATGTACATCTTCTACTATCAATCCTTCGAACTGCTCAGCGTGCCCGAGGTGCTGCTCTTCACCATCCTGACGCCGATCTACGTGACCCTGATCGACGACGCGCTGGCCAAGCGGTTCTCGCCATTCTACCTGGGCACCGCCGCGATTGCGGTGGTCGGTGCGCTGTTGATCAGCCATCCGGGCGTGGAGCCGGGCTTCTGGCGAGGGTTCTGGATGGTCCAGGCCTCGAATCTTTGTTTCGCGCTCGGCCAGGTCGCCTATCGGCGCCTGCCCGGGCTCGCCGCCGTCGATGGTACCAAGCTCTCCGCGTTGCATCAGTTCGGCTGGTTCTACGTCGGCGCCGCGATCCTGGTGGTGCCTGCTTTCGTGCTCTTCGGTGACGCTTCGCGACCGGCGACGACGGCGGTGCAGTGGAGCGTGCTGCTGTGGCTCGGTCTGATCGCTTCCGGCCTGGGCTACTTCTTCTGGAACGAGGGCGCGCGTCGCGTCGATGCCGGTACGCTTGCGATCATGAACGAGGCGTTGAAGCCCGCGGGCCTGGCGGTCAATGTGCTGATCTGGAACCGGGATGCGGACGTGCTGAGGCTGACCCTCTCTGCGTTGGTGATCGGCTTCGCGCTGTGGCTCAACCTGTGGTGGACCCGCAGGCGCCGCCGCTTGGCGATCGCTTGA
- a CDS encoding IS110 family transposase has product MAHLPVLDPLAAFVDVGSEQMYVSIAGGEPKVFGTFTAQLHELRDWLLSQKVKSVAMEATGIYWLPLYSVLEAAKLQVLMVNGKHTRNLPGRKTDMKDCQWGATLHAHGLLRAGFVPPAEIRRLQDYLRLRQDHITLAAGHVQHLQKALERMNIKLHDVISNLVGRSGMAVIRSMLEGERDPERLLALCDVQIRQQKAERIKASLQGTWAEEHLFALRQALESWEHYQRLIRACDQQIEAVLRSIDVDPPTSPPSKAHKRGGANAPQIDDLHPMLVALCGGNDLTVLPAHTDYSVLQLIGEVGTDLTQWPTEKHFTAWAGLAPGSHQSGKRQRSAKRRRNRAGRLFCVMARSLARSKHIALGGFYRRMAGRRGGLIANIALARKLAALFWRVMVKGLDYVEHGLQYYEAQALETKQRSMRRLAKQLGFSVTPIQTEAQNASA; this is encoded by the coding sequence ATGGCCCACTTACCGGTATTGGATCCATTGGCAGCCTTCGTGGATGTCGGCAGCGAGCAGATGTATGTGTCGATTGCCGGGGGGGAGCCGAAGGTCTTCGGCACGTTCACGGCACAGCTGCATGAGCTACGCGACTGGCTGTTGTCGCAGAAGGTGAAGTCGGTGGCCATGGAGGCCACGGGGATTTACTGGCTGCCTCTGTACAGCGTGCTGGAAGCCGCGAAGCTACAGGTGCTGATGGTCAACGGTAAGCACACCCGCAATCTGCCGGGTCGCAAGACGGATATGAAGGATTGCCAGTGGGGAGCGACGTTGCACGCGCACGGACTCTTGCGGGCAGGCTTCGTGCCCCCAGCCGAGATCCGGCGCTTGCAGGATTACCTGCGACTGCGTCAGGACCACATCACGCTGGCCGCAGGGCATGTGCAGCATCTGCAGAAGGCCTTGGAGCGGATGAACATCAAATTGCACGATGTCATCAGCAACCTGGTGGGCCGCAGCGGCATGGCGGTGATCCGGTCGATGCTCGAGGGTGAACGCGATCCTGAGCGACTGCTGGCTTTGTGCGACGTGCAGATCCGCCAGCAGAAGGCCGAACGGATCAAAGCCTCTCTGCAAGGGACCTGGGCCGAGGAGCATCTGTTTGCGTTGCGCCAGGCGCTGGAAAGCTGGGAGCACTACCAGCGTTTGATCAGGGCTTGCGACCAACAGATCGAAGCGGTGCTCCGTTCGATCGACGTCGATCCTCCGACGTCGCCGCCGTCCAAGGCGCACAAGCGAGGCGGTGCCAATGCACCCCAGATCGATGACCTGCATCCGATGCTGGTGGCTCTGTGTGGAGGCAATGATCTCACCGTGCTTCCCGCCCATACGGACTACAGCGTCCTGCAACTCATAGGTGAAGTGGGAACCGACCTGACCCAGTGGCCGACCGAGAAACACTTCACCGCTTGGGCCGGGCTGGCCCCCGGGAGTCATCAGAGCGGTAAGCGCCAACGCTCGGCCAAGCGCAGGCGTAATCGTGCTGGGCGCCTGTTTTGCGTCATGGCCCGCAGCCTCGCTCGCAGCAAACACATTGCGCTGGGCGGTTTTTACCGTCGGATGGCGGGTCGCCGAGGTGGATTGATCGCCAATATCGCCCTGGCGCGCAAACTCGCGGCGCTGTTCTGGCGCGTCATGGTCAAAGGATTGGACTATGTCGAACACGGACTCCAGTACTACGAGGCACAGGCGCTGGAAACCAAACAACGTTCCATGCGTCGACTCGCCAAGCAGCTCGGGTTCTCCGTGACGCCTATCCAGACTGAAGCTCAAAATGCTTCTGCCTGA
- a CDS encoding metallophosphoesterase gives MNIAVAQGGGVDLIGDVHGCASLLERLLERLDYHRGRDGVWRHAHRRALFLGDLIDRGPEIRETVELVREMVAAGSAEALLGNHEISALRAFLHPGGARVPRVHKATLEQYSGHEAQWRDTLGWMLERPLCVEGERFRAVHACWDPSLVQPFLASHPDGRIDHMMLERASDPQSFFHQLFDRLTRGPQLRLPGARTITSHDGIERHSFRTSFWIPGPERYGDVVFQPDPLPDDLERRPLDESAKRRLVSYGDDQPPLFVGHYWCRGVPALIAANLACLDYSAVNGGALVAYRFDGERRLDADRLVWIDAARG, from the coding sequence ATGAACATCGCGGTGGCGCAGGGCGGCGGGGTCGATCTGATCGGCGACGTGCACGGCTGCGCCAGCCTGCTCGAGCGACTGCTCGAACGACTCGACTACCACCGTGGACGCGATGGCGTATGGCGGCATGCGCATCGTCGCGCGCTGTTCCTCGGTGATCTGATCGATCGCGGGCCGGAGATTCGCGAGACGGTGGAGCTGGTGCGGGAGATGGTCGCGGCCGGCAGCGCGGAGGCGCTGCTCGGCAACCACGAGATCAGTGCGCTGCGTGCGTTTCTCCACCCCGGCGGCGCCCGGGTGCCGCGGGTGCACAAGGCTACCCTCGAGCAGTACAGCGGTCATGAAGCGCAGTGGCGAGACACGCTGGGGTGGATGCTCGAGCGACCGCTGTGCGTCGAGGGAGAGCGCTTTCGCGCCGTCCATGCCTGCTGGGATCCGTCGCTGGTGCAGCCTTTCCTCGCCAGCCACCCCGATGGCCGGATCGACCACATGATGCTCGAACGGGCGAGCGACCCGCAGAGCTTCTTCCACCAGCTGTTCGATCGGCTGACCCGCGGGCCGCAGCTGCGCCTGCCGGGAGCGCGTACGATCACCTCGCACGATGGCATCGAGCGACACAGTTTTCGCACCAGCTTCTGGATTCCGGGCCCCGAGCGCTACGGCGACGTGGTGTTCCAGCCGGACCCGCTGCCAGACGATCTCGAGCGTCGACCGCTGGATGAGAGCGCCAAGCGTCGGCTGGTTTCCTATGGCGATGATCAGCCGCCGCTGTTCGTCGGCCATTACTGGTGCCGCGGCGTGCCGGCGCTGATCGCGGCGAACCTGGCCTGTCTCGATTACAGCGCAGTGAATGGCGGCGCCTTGGTGGCCTATCGCTTCGATGGCGAGCGCCGGCTCGACGCCGATCGCCTGGTCTGGATCGACGCCGCCCGAGGTTGA
- a CDS encoding NAD(+) kinase — MAQFRTVGLIGRPGSRYTDETLRRLLRFLLARGHRVVLEEGVEYIDAAADEAVPNQHIMRAGLATLGANCDLAIVVGGDGSMLGAARSLCTSGTPVVGVNQGRVGFLTDISPDDMELKLAELLSGHFELEERFLLDSTVEREGVSVARAHALNDVVVHPGQVARMIEFDLYIDDLFVYRQRSDGIIIATPTGSTAYALSAGGPILHPKLDAVVLVPMFPHTLSSRPLVVPADSEIRLHVCGKLDQQPLLSCDGQTQLLTHAGDVLRIRRKPERLKLLHPLGHSYYESCRSKLGWSNNGQ; from the coding sequence ATGGCCCAATTCAGAACGGTCGGCCTGATCGGCCGTCCAGGCAGCCGCTACACCGACGAAACCCTGCGCCGGCTGCTGCGCTTCTTGCTCGCTCGCGGTCATCGGGTCGTGCTCGAGGAGGGCGTCGAATACATCGATGCCGCAGCCGACGAGGCGGTGCCCAATCAGCATATCATGCGCGCCGGCCTGGCCACGCTGGGAGCGAACTGTGACCTGGCGATCGTGGTCGGCGGCGATGGCAGCATGCTCGGCGCCGCTCGTAGCCTGTGCACCAGCGGCACGCCGGTGGTTGGCGTCAACCAAGGGCGAGTCGGCTTTCTCACCGACATTTCTCCCGACGACATGGAGCTCAAGCTCGCCGAGCTGCTCAGCGGACACTTCGAGCTCGAGGAGCGCTTTCTGCTCGACTCGACGGTCGAACGCGAAGGCGTCTCGGTGGCTCGCGCCCATGCGCTCAACGACGTGGTGGTCCACCCCGGGCAGGTTGCGCGGATGATCGAGTTCGACCTCTACATCGACGACCTGTTCGTCTATCGCCAGCGCTCCGACGGCATCATCATCGCAACGCCCACCGGCTCCACCGCCTATGCCTTGTCCGCCGGTGGTCCGATCCTGCATCCGAAGCTCGATGCGGTGGTGCTGGTACCGATGTTCCCGCATACGCTGTCGAGCCGGCCGCTGGTGGTCCCGGCCGACAGCGAGATCCGGCTTCACGTATGCGGCAAGCTCGACCAGCAACCACTGCTCAGCTGCGACGGCCAGACCCAGCTGCTGACCCATGCGGGCGACGTGCTGAGGATCAGGCGCAAGCCCGAGCGGCTCAAGTTGCTTCACCCACTTGGGCACAGCTACTACGAGAGCTGTCGCAGCAAGCTTGGCTGGAGCAACAACGGGCAATGA
- a CDS encoding isocitrate/isopropylmalate dehydrogenase family protein: MNQLDIVVMPGDGIGIEVMDSALAVLEQLEARFGFRLRKHTHAGGALHYAQTGTALSDESFEAARRADAILFGAMGLPDVRYPDGTEIAPHLEMRREFGLYAGVRPVRRLPNTPRVLADPRSDEIDLVIIRESTEGLFYSRGKGVVEHDQVAEETLRITRATSERLFDFAFRLAERRQQRRGRPGGVTCVDKSNVFVAMAFFRKIFDERASDFPTVAADRAYIDAIALDLIRKPWAYDVLVMENMFGDIISDLGGGLVGGMGLAPCAEIGDQHALFQPAHGSAPDIAGKGIANPTAMLLSTAMMLDWLAQRHSIACLADASDALHAAVDSAYAERIRPVEFGGEDGTLAITRAVLAELAAQRA, translated from the coding sequence ATGAACCAACTCGATATCGTCGTGATGCCGGGAGACGGCATCGGCATTGAGGTCATGGACAGCGCGCTCGCGGTGCTCGAGCAGTTGGAGGCGCGCTTCGGATTTCGACTGCGCAAGCATACCCACGCAGGCGGTGCCCTGCACTATGCGCAGACCGGCACCGCGCTGTCCGATGAGAGCTTCGAAGCCGCTCGCCGCGCGGATGCCATCCTGTTCGGTGCGATGGGGCTGCCGGACGTGCGCTATCCCGACGGCACGGAGATCGCCCCCCACCTCGAGATGCGTCGGGAGTTCGGCCTCTATGCCGGCGTGCGCCCGGTCAGGCGACTGCCGAATACGCCGCGCGTCCTCGCCGACCCGAGGTCGGATGAGATCGATCTCGTGATCATCCGTGAATCGACGGAGGGGCTTTTCTACTCGCGCGGGAAGGGCGTCGTCGAACACGACCAGGTGGCAGAGGAAACCCTGCGGATCACCCGCGCCACCAGCGAGCGGCTATTCGACTTCGCCTTCCGCCTGGCCGAACGACGCCAGCAAAGGCGCGGGCGGCCTGGCGGCGTCACCTGCGTCGACAAATCGAACGTCTTCGTCGCGATGGCGTTTTTCAGGAAGATCTTCGACGAGCGCGCCTCGGACTTTCCCACGGTAGCCGCCGACCGCGCCTACATCGACGCCATCGCGCTGGACCTGATCCGCAAGCCCTGGGCCTATGATGTGCTGGTGATGGAGAACATGTTCGGCGACATCATCTCCGATCTGGGCGGCGGTCTCGTCGGCGGTATGGGGCTGGCGCCGTGCGCCGAGATCGGCGACCAGCACGCTCTGTTCCAACCCGCCCACGGCAGCGCCCCCGACATCGCCGGCAAGGGTATCGCCAACCCCACGGCGATGCTGCTTTCCACCGCGATGATGCTGGACTGGCTGGCGCAGCGGCACTCCATCGCTTGTCTCGCCGACGCCAGCGACGCCTTGCACGCGGCGGTGGATAGCGCCTATGCCGAGCGGATTCGCCCGGTGGAGTTCGGCGGCGAGGATGGCACGCTCGCGATTACTCGCGCAGTACTGGCGGAACTTGCCGCTCAGCGCGCGTGA
- a CDS encoding putative quinol monooxygenase codes for MSRYIITVDFKLKPGGRNDFMPLMLANARASLEKEAGCEVFDVLTDQSDPQRICLYEVYRDAAAFQAHLDSAHFGIFDRESAPYVERKTVREFTLEYPLRR; via the coding sequence ATGAGTCGCTACATCATCACGGTGGACTTCAAGCTCAAGCCCGGCGGCAGGAACGACTTCATGCCGCTGATGCTGGCCAACGCCCGAGCGTCGCTCGAGAAGGAAGCGGGATGCGAGGTCTTCGATGTCCTTACCGATCAGTCCGATCCGCAGCGCATCTGTCTCTACGAAGTCTATAGGGACGCTGCGGCATTCCAGGCGCATCTCGACTCCGCCCACTTCGGCATATTCGATAGGGAATCGGCGCCGTACGTGGAGCGCAAGACGGTGCGGGAGTTCACGCTGGAGTATCCCCTCAGGCGGTGA